The genomic DNA AGCGCCGGCAAACCAGGCTCTGATTTTCAACACTATGTCCATGGTAGCGCCTACCGGGCACAGGTAGTGGCACCAAAAGTCGTGGATAAACATGGCAATCCCAATCGTGACCGCAACCAGCAGCCACTGAATTACACTACCTTCAAGACTAAACAGCGTATTCCACGGTTCAAACACCGCCAGTTGCGGCTGACGGAAGATCAGCACCATCAGCACCACCACCCAAAGGATAATGTATCTGGTATTCCGCAGCATCAATTGACGCCGGGTAACCGGACGGGCCTTACTGCCGCCGATAAAATGAGCTGTCTCCTGAACAGCGCAGTAAGGACAGATCCAAAAACACCAGAAGTTCTTTCCGAAAATCAGTGCGAGTCCGATGATACCGAAGACGATGAGATAAAGGTATAGATTAGTTATCGGAGATGGTGCATAGCCGATAGGGAAGAGAATAAAATTGATGAGTGAGAGCATTCCGGAGAGTGCAATACCGAAGATGATGAAACCAAAGGCCAGCATAACTCCCCGGGTCCATCGCAATTTCCGTAAGGCCGGCACCAGTCGGAACAACATCACCAGTCCAAGACCGACCAGCAATAAGATTTCCGGGGAACCAAATTTGATCGGCACCTTAGGCCCAACATAGGGCTGCCCCAGATGTTCAGCCAAGAGCAATCGGGAATTATAGACACCCTGCGCCACCCCGGTTGATGACCTGGTGGCCCCGCTGACCTTATCAATATCTTCACCAAGAGTGAACGGCTCAGAAAAAGTGCGTCCGATATACTGAATAAAATGTTCATTTTCAGCTAGGCGCCCATACCACGCCTCAGTTTCCTGATGCTCCGGCACCAGCACATTCAGAATAGTGCCATCCATGCCCCAGGCCACCTCAATCAGCATTGGACCGCCGTAGCCCTGCCCCTGACCGGTGGTAATAAAACCCACCTGGGTACCGTCGGCACTGGCGGAGTAAAGGTATTGATTTTCCGAGGGAGCACTGGCTATAAGTTCAAATGTTGTCGCTTCCGGCATGACTTCTGGAAAATACTGTTCAACATCAGTACTGAGGTTAATCTCCCCGTATGTCCAAGCACCAATCAGGCTTAAAATAACGCCAATGACCAGAACTTTTTTTCCATGCAATTGCCAAAATGCGTTTTTTACCAATTATGCGCCCTCGCTTTCCATTCAATGGCAACCCGGCAACTAAAGCGTCCGATCATCCTTAGGTCAGGTGAATATTTATCACTATACCCGGGACAATTTTAAGATTTAAGGGGAATATTACCGCTAACTCAATTTTTGTGCAAGGTAAGAACTGGAGCTAAACCTGAATCCTTATTATGATTATACAGTCAGGAGGGGCTTTTTACAGCCCCTCCCAACCCTAATCTCTACAAAAGCCGTAACTTACCACCAGCGCCCGGATGTAGCGTCATATTT from Dehalogenimonas sp. W includes the following:
- a CDS encoding 4Fe-4S binding protein, which translates into the protein MVKNAFWQLHGKKVLVIGVILSLIGAWTYGEINLSTDVEQYFPEVMPEATTFELIASAPSENQYLYSASADGTQVGFITTGQGQGYGGPMLIEVAWGMDGTILNVLVPEHQETEAWYGRLAENEHFIQYIGRTFSEPFTLGEDIDKVSGATRSSTGVAQGVYNSRLLLAEHLGQPYVGPKVPIKFGSPEILLLVGLGLVMLFRLVPALRKLRWTRGVMLAFGFIIFGIALSGMLSLINFILFPIGYAPSPITNLYLYLIVFGIIGLALIFGKNFWCFWICPYCAVQETAHFIGGSKARPVTRRQLMLRNTRYIILWVVVLMVLIFRQPQLAVFEPWNTLFSLEGSVIQWLLVAVTIGIAMFIHDFWCHYLCPVGATMDIVLKIRAWFAGAFGRLTSR